The following are encoded together in the Macadamia integrifolia cultivar HAES 741 chromosome 10, SCU_Mint_v3, whole genome shotgun sequence genome:
- the LOC122091477 gene encoding ETO1-like protein 1 produces the protein MKNLFLSESCKETQLHPLNPHSWLQVERGKLSKSSFHSPSSIESLIKVPEPPILPFFKPINYVEVLAQIHEELESCPPFERSSLYLLQFQVFKGLGEVNLLRRSLRSAWLKANSVHEKLVFGAWLKYEKRREEPISDLLSSCGKCTQEFKLVDIVSQLPADQHLNSPEVVQVTGTHSDTVFFQIGEEKIACDKQKMAALSAPFHAMLNGYFMESNQEVIDFSNNGITPVSMRMITEFSRTGCLEGITSCVLLEILIFSNTFCCERLKDVCDRKLASLVSSRQDAIDLMEYALEESSPLLASSCLQVFLRELPDCLNDDRVVKIFSDADQRKRLIMVGAASFSLYCLLSEVAMNQDPRSDITASFLERLVESVVTNRQRQLAFHQLGCVRLLRGEYDKAEQFFEAAFSEGHIYSVAGLARLSSIKGYKLLSYDKLSSVISSYSPLGWMYQERSLYCEGDKRLEELNKATELNPTLNYPYMYRAAFFMRKQNVQAALAEINRILGFKLALECLELRFCFYLALENYQAALCDVQAILTLSPEYRMFEGRVAASQLHTLVREHVENWTTADCWLQLYDRWSSVDDIGSLSVIYQMLESGATKDVLYFRQSLLLLRLNCSDAAMRSLQLARQHASSEHERLVYEGWILYDAGHYEEGLRKAEESINLKRSFEALFLKAYALADSGLDPSCSSTVISLLQDALKCPSDRLRKGQALNNLGSVYVDCGELDLAADCYINALKICHTRAHQGLARVHLLRNDRNAAYGEMTKLIEKAKNNASAYEKRSEYCDRELRKADLDMVTQLDPLRIYPYRYRAAVLMDSHKEKEAIAELSRAIAVKADLHLLHLRAAFHEHIGDVLGALRDCRAALSVDPNHQEMLELHSRVNSHEP, from the exons TCTGGCTCAAATTCATGAAGAACTCGAGTCTTGTCCTCCCTTCGAGAGGTCGAGCCTCTACTTGCTACAGTTTCAAGTCTTTAAGGGCCTTGGAGAAGTCAACTTGCTACGCCGAAGCCTCCGTTCTGCATGGCTGAAAGCGAACAGTGTTCATGAAAAACTTGTTTTTGGGGCATGGTTGAAATatgagaagaggagagaggagccTATCTCTGACTTGCTTTCATCATGCGGAAAATGCACACAGGAGTTTAAGTTAGTAGATATTGTTTCTCAGCTTCCTGCTGATCAACATTTGAATTCCCCAGAAGTAGTCCAGGTTACTGGGACACATTCTGATACTGTCTTCTTTCaaattggagaagaaaaaatagCCTGTGATAAACAGAAGATGGcagctctttctgctccattcCATGCTATGCTGAATGGGTATTTCATGGAGTCAAATCAGGAGGTCattgatttttcaaataatGGAATCACCCCTGTGAGTATGAGGATGATCACTGAGTTCAGCAGAACAGGTTGTTTAGAGGGAATTACTTCATGTGTTCTTTTGGAAATCTTAATATTCTCCAATACATTTTGTTGTGAAAGGCTTAAAGATGTGTGTGATAGGAAACTTGCTTCTTTGGTTTCCTCAAGACAAGATGCGATTGATCTCATGGAGTATGCGCTTGAAGAGAGTTCCCCTCTCCTTGCCTCCTCATGCTTGCAAGTATTTCTGCGTGAGCTGCCTGACTGTTTAAATGACGACCGAGTGGTTAAGATATTCAGCGACGCTGATCAACGGAAAAGATTGATTATGGTTGGGGCTGCCTCATTCTCGCTCTACTGTTTATTGAGTGAGGTTGCTATGAACCAAGACCCACGGTCTGATATAACTGCATCTTTCTTGGAGCGGTTGGTAGAGTCGGTGGTAACTAATAGGCAGAGACAATTAGCCTTTCATCAGTTGGGATGTGTGAGGCTTCTGAGGGGGGAGTATGACAAAGCTGAGCAGTTCTTTGAGGCGGCTTTCAGTGAGGGCCATATTTATTCTGTTGCAGGTTTGGCCAGGCTTAGCTCTATCAAGGGCTATAAACTTTTGTCATATGACAAGCTAAGCTCTGTGATCTCCTCCTATAGCCCCCTTGGATGGATGTACCAGGAGAGATCACTATACTGTGAAGGTGACAAGAGGTTGGAAGAGCTCAATAAAGCAACCGAGTTGAACCCCACACTTAACTACCCATACATGTATCGAGCTgcattttttatgagaaaacaaAATGTTCAGGCTGCCCTGGCAGAGATCAATAGGATTCTTGGGTTTAAACTAGCCTTGGAATGCTTGGAGCTCCGGTTCTGTTTTTATCTTGCACTCGAGAATTATCAGGCAGCCTTATGTGATGTTCAGGCAATTCTTACACTGTCTCCAGAATATAGAATGTTTGAGGGACGGGTAGCAGCTTCTCAACTGCATACTCTTGTTCGTGAACATGTTGAGAATTGGACTACTGCAGATTGTTGGTTGCAACTGTACGACCGGTGGTCTTCGGTTGATGATATTGGGTCTCTCTCTGTCATCTATCAAATGCTTGAGTCTGGTGCCACAAAGGATGTTCTATACTTCAGACAGTCTCTGCTTCTCCTTAG GTTGAACTGTTCTGATGCGGCGATGCGAAGCCTGCAACTGGCACGCCAGCATGCTTCAAGTGAACATGAACGCCTGGTTTATGAGGGATGGATCTTATATGATGCGGGTCATTATGAGGAAGGGCTTCGAAAAGCTGAAGAGTCAATCAACCTTAAGAGATCTTTTGAGGCCTTATTTTTGAAAGCTTATGCTTTGGCAGACTCTGGCCTTGATCCTTCATGCTCTTCAACTGTTATTTCACTACTTCAAGATGCATTGAAGTGCCCTTCAGACAGGTTACGCAAGGGACAG GCACTAAACAATCTTGGCAGTGTGTACGTCGACTGTGGGGAGCTGGACTTGGCTGCCGATTGTTACATTAATGCCCTAAAAATCTGCCATACCCGAGCCCACCAGGGCCTTGCTCGTGTCCATCTCCTCCGAAATGATCGAAATGCTGCATATGGGGAAATGACTAAACTGATTGAGAAGGCTAAGAATAATGCATCAGCCTATGAGAAGAGGTCTGAGTATTGTGACCGTGAACTCAGAAAGGCAGATCTAGATATGGTCACACAGTTAGATCCACTCCGAATTTATCCTTACAGATACCGAGCTGCAg TTTTGATGGACAGCCACAAGGAAAAGGAGGCCATTGCAGAGCTGTCAAGGGCAATTGCAGTCAAAGCCGACCTTCATCTTCTACACCTGCGGGCGGCATTCCATGAGCACATTGGAGATGTCTTAGGTGCTCTGCGGGACTGTCGGGCTGCTCTGTCTGTTGACCCCAACCATCAAGAAATGCTGGAGCTTCACAGCCGTGTAAACAGCCATGAACCCTGA
- the LOC122091478 gene encoding 1,2-dihydroxy-3-keto-5-methylthiopentene dioxygenase 2-like: MRASCTDGREEVIEAWYMDDSDEDQRLPHHRDPKEFVSLDHIAELGVLSWRLDADNYETDEELKKIREARGYSYMDFLKVCPEKLPNYEEKIKCFFEEHLHIDEEIRYCVAGSGYFDVRDQDDRWIRISVKKGAMIVLPAGIYHRFTLDSNNYIEAMRLFVGDPVWTPFNRPHDHLPARNEYLETFVKKDVSNQAVDAAA; the protein is encoded by the exons ATGAGGGCTTCATGCACG GATGGTAGGGAGGAAGTCATTGAAGCATGGTACATGGACGATAGTGATGAGGACCAGAGACTTCCCCATCACCGAGATCCGAAGGAGTTTGTGTCATTGGACCACATTGCAG AACTTGGTGTTCTCAGCTGGCGTTTAGATGCAGACAATTACGAAACTGatgaggaattgaagaagatccGTGAAGCTCGTGGATATTCCTATATG GACTTCTTGAAGGTGTGCCCAGAAAAGCTACCAAACTATGAGGAAAAGATAAAATGTTTCTTTGAAGAACATCTTCACATTGATGAGGAAATCCGCTACTGTGTAGCAGGAAGTG gTTACTTTGATGTGAGGGACCAAGATGACCGCTGGATCCGCATATCGGTGAAGAAAGGGGCTATGATTGTCCTACCGGCTGGAATTTATCACCGCTTCACATTGGATAGCAACAACTACATTGAG GCAATGCGGCTCTTTGTGGGAGATCCAGTGTGGACTCCTTTTAATCGCCCTCATGATCATCTTCCAGCGAG GAATGAGTATCTTGAAACTTTTGTTAAGAAGGATGTCTCAAACCAAGCTGTTGATGCCGCTGCTTAA
- the LOC122091479 gene encoding 1,2-dihydroxy-3-keto-5-methylthiopentene dioxygenase 1-like, which produces MAIEAWYMEESGENQRLPLHLNPPEFVSMNKLEELGVLYWRLNPKNYENDEELRNIRESRGYNYMDLLDLCPEKIENYEEKLKNFYTEHIHENEEIRYCLEGSGYFDVRDKEDRWIRIWIKEGDMIVLPAGIYHRFTLDTGNYVKLMRLFVGEPVWTPFNRPQEEHPARKSYVKNLMEERVGMPVPLEAH; this is translated from the exons ATGGCGATTGAG GCTTGGTACATGGAGGAGAGCGGCGAGAATCAAAGGCTCCCTCTTCATCTCAATCCACCAGAGTTCGTGTCCATGAACAAACTAGAAG AGTTGGGAGTCTTGTACTGGCGTTTGAACCCTAAGAATTATGAGAACGATGAGGAGTTGCGCAATATTAGAGAAAGCAGGGGCTATAACTACATG GATCTTCTGGATTTGTGCCCAGAGAAAATTGAGAATTACGAAGAGAAGCTGAAGAACTTCTACACGGAACACATCCATGAGAATGAAGAGATACGTTACTGCTTGGAAGGCAGTGGGTACTTCGATGTGAGGGATAAGGAAGACCGGTGGATTCGTATCTGGATTAAGGAGGGCGACATGATCGTTTTGCCTGCCGGGATTTACCATCGTTTCACCCTGGACACTGGTAACTACGTCAAG TTGATGCGGTTGTTCGTGGGAGAGCCAGTATGGACTCCGTTTAACCGTCCGCAAGAGGAGCATCCGGCGAGGAAAAGCTACGTCAAGAATTTGATGGAGGAGAGGGTAGGCATGCCAGTTCCCCTTGAAGCACACTAA